The DNA sequence GCCGCGCCGGCTGCGACGACGCCGTACGTCAGTGCATGTACTCCGGTCTCGCCCTCACCACCGAGGAGGAGGCCGCCGAGATCCGCAGCTACGCCGAGCGCCAGTGCGCCGACATCCCGCCCGCCGACCTGGCGGTGCTGGGCTACGACGAGTGGCTGCGCGCGCTGCAGCGGGGCGTGGCCGCCCACCACGCCGGCCTGCTGCCCACGTTCAAGGAGGTCGTGGAGACGCTGTTCTCGCGCGGCCTGATCCGGGCGGTCTTCGCCACCGAGACCCTGGCGCTGGGCATCAACATGCCGGCGCGCACGGTGGTCATCGAGAAGCTGGACAAGTGGAACGGCGAGACCCACGCCGCCCTGACCGCGGGGGAGTACACCCAGCTGACCGGCCGCGCCGGGCGGCGCGGGATCGACGTCGAGGGCCACGCGGTCGTGGTGTGGCAGCCCGGCACCGACCCCGAGGCCGTCGCCGGGCTGGCCAGCACCCGCACCTACCCGCTGAACTCCAGTTTCCAGCCCTCCTACAACATGGCGGTCAACCTGGTGGGCCAGGTGGGTCGTGAGCGCAGCCGCTCCATGCTGGAGGCGTCCTTCGCCCAGTTCCAGGCCGACCGGGCGGTGGTGGGCCTGGCCAAGCAGCTGCGCAAGCAGGAGGAGGCCATGGAGGGCTACGCCCAGGCGGCGCAGTGCCACCTGGGCGACTTCATGGAGTACGCGGCGCTGCGGCGCGAGCTCAGCGACCGGGAGAACCAGGCGGCGAAGGGCCGCAGTGCCCGCCGCCGGGAGGAGGCGGTGCGCAGTCTGGAGCGGCTGCGGGCCGGAGACATCATCCGGGTGCCGTCCGGCCGCCACACCGGTTTCGCGGTGGTGCTGGATCCCGGGCTTAAGGGCGATCTGCCCGCTCCGCTGGTGCTGACCGCCAAACGCCAGGTGAAGCGGGTGAACGCGGCGGATTTCCCGGTCCCGGTGGAGCCGGCCGGGCGGCTGCGGATCCCGAAGAACTTCTCCGCCCGCTCGGCGCAGTCGCGTACCGACCTCGCCTCCTCGCTGCGCAACAAGCTCGACGAGACCGGCGGCGTGGATCCGGCCAAGCAGCGCACGGGCGACGGCGAGGCCGACGACCCCGAGATCACCCGCCTGCGCCGGGAGCTGCGGCAGCACCCCTGCCACGGCTGCGAGGACCGCGAGGACCACGCGCGCTGGGCCGAGCGCTACTTCCGGCTGCGCAAGGAGACCGAGTCGCTGCGGCGCCGCGTCGAGGGGCGCTCCCACGTCATCGCCCGCACCTTCGACCGCGTCTGCGGCGTGCTGGAGACCCTGGACTACCTCGACGGCGACACCGTCACCGAGGAGGGGGCGCGCCTGGCCAAGGTCTACTCCGAGCTGGACCTGCTGGTGTCGGAGTGCCTGCGCCGCGGGCTGTGGGAGGATCTCGCGCCTGCCGACCTGGCCACCTGCGTGGCGTCGCTGGTCTATGAGTCCAGGCGCAACGACGACCCCTTCCCGCGCGTGCCCGACGGGCAGCCGACCGAGGTGCTGGAGGAGATGGAGCGGCTCTGGGGCGAGCTGCACGAGGTCGAGCGCGACAACGGCGTCGGGTTCCTGCGCCGGCCCGACCTGGGCTTCGTGTGGACCACCCATCGCTGGGCCCGCGGCGACCGGCTCGACCGCATCCTCGTCGAGGCCGATATGCCCGCCGGGGACTTCGTGCGCACCACCAAGCAGCTGATCGACATGCTGGGCCAGATCGCCGGCGCCGCGCCCGAGGACAGCGGCATCCGGCGCAACGCACGCCGCGCGATGGACCTCGTCCGCCGCGGGGTGGTCGCCTACTCCTCGGTGAGCTGATCCGGCGCGCCGCGCGTCGACCGGACCGGGATGCGCCGGAGCTCGGCGCGCCGCGGCCGGC is a window from the Streptomonospora litoralis genome containing:
- a CDS encoding DEAD/DEAH box helicase; amino-acid sequence: MSTHAARYAAFRRRQAESSAAIEEFQGLYGFEFDRFQIRACKALESGDGVLVAAPTGSGKTVVGEYAVHLALRDGAKCFYTTPIKALSNQKYTDLVRRYGADQVGLLTGDNSVNGEAPIVVMTTEVLRNMLYAGSHTLARLAYVVMDEVHYLADRFRGAVWEEVIIHLPESVRVVALSATVSNAEEFGEWMQQVRGETTVIVDEKRPVPLWQHVMAGKRMHDLFVPIEESTDGGDGQSGQGGQGAEKKGGGRGKRTRKRDRSGADASAEISVNGERMRVNPRLIRLAQEDDRITQLAHRKRPPQTRARTSAKPRTKYAPPNRVQIVDELDREGLLPAIVFVFSRAGCDDAVRQCMYSGLALTTEEEAAEIRSYAERQCADIPPADLAVLGYDEWLRALQRGVAAHHAGLLPTFKEVVETLFSRGLIRAVFATETLALGINMPARTVVIEKLDKWNGETHAALTAGEYTQLTGRAGRRGIDVEGHAVVVWQPGTDPEAVAGLASTRTYPLNSSFQPSYNMAVNLVGQVGRERSRSMLEASFAQFQADRAVVGLAKQLRKQEEAMEGYAQAAQCHLGDFMEYAALRRELSDRENQAAKGRSARRREEAVRSLERLRAGDIIRVPSGRHTGFAVVLDPGLKGDLPAPLVLTAKRQVKRVNAADFPVPVEPAGRLRIPKNFSARSAQSRTDLASSLRNKLDETGGVDPAKQRTGDGEADDPEITRLRRELRQHPCHGCEDREDHARWAERYFRLRKETESLRRRVEGRSHVIARTFDRVCGVLETLDYLDGDTVTEEGARLAKVYSELDLLVSECLRRGLWEDLAPADLATCVASLVYESRRNDDPFPRVPDGQPTEVLEEMERLWGELHEVERDNGVGFLRRPDLGFVWTTHRWARGDRLDRILVEADMPAGDFVRTTKQLIDMLGQIAGAAPEDSGIRRNARRAMDLVRRGVVAYSSVS